Proteins from one Deltaproteobacteria bacterium genomic window:
- a CDS encoding phosphatase PAP2 family protein produces MSEGLRAAVITAAAFAAAWMLDPAAAAMERGPGLTAVARFLSALGDGGLQAAFCAALLAAGYALRESRLREAGFRSLLALGLSSVWLHLLKAAFERPRMAHADGALTELLNNPVVFDTTGRFNSFPSGHTTTSFAIAFVLARYYPRLAPLFYALASLVGLSRVALGSHYPTDIVGGAVLGLASAYFLVNRTTREQRIAALVLFLAIFVSFFKLGGFLLFDVDEAVFSEATREMVETGDFITPTYNYEPRYDKPVLFYWLMAVSYKVFGTGHFGARAVSAFLGVALCAVTYLFVRRVRDAQAAAFSTLVLAANIEFFVYSHSAVTDMTLCFFITASLYSAYLALTGGDGRWWYGFWGASALAVLTKGVVGLLFPAAVTALYLIFSGAASRLAEPLRPGAVALFLAVALPWFVAVYAANGWEFIDAFIIKHHIRRYTGVISGHSGPVYFFVVVLLVGFFPWYLWLPGGLVRGVAERGGLFTFAALWFLFVFVFFSLSRTKLPNYIFPLWPAASIMVGTRLAEIVRFNERWKGFYALAAVSVLAALPLLVLPFVEIRSPVPLRGFYFVVPAVLLLLVAAAAFLALRHRAAGIAAMGLVTVCLLVFLRTYVVPPANLFLQGALYDYALYGRGLGEGYSFVAYDINRPSLAFYYGGRVPKLDRGELSRLASLGEDGAVVVVTAEERFDELKAAFPALKFIDARNGYLLVGIGEEFPPIGRFCELS; encoded by the coding sequence TTGTCTGAGGGGTTGCGTGCGGCCGTCATCACCGCAGCCGCCTTTGCCGCCGCGTGGATGCTCGACCCGGCGGCAGCGGCCATGGAGCGCGGCCCCGGGCTCACGGCCGTTGCGAGGTTCTTAAGCGCCCTCGGCGACGGCGGGCTCCAGGCCGCTTTCTGCGCGGCGCTGCTGGCCGCCGGATACGCCCTCCGGGAGTCAAGGCTCAGGGAGGCCGGTTTCAGGTCGCTGCTTGCGCTCGGCCTTTCGTCGGTCTGGCTCCATCTTCTCAAGGCCGCCTTCGAGCGGCCCAGGATGGCCCACGCCGACGGCGCCCTCACCGAGCTCCTCAACAACCCCGTCGTCTTCGACACCACGGGCCGCTTCAACTCCTTTCCCTCGGGCCACACGACGACGAGCTTCGCCATAGCCTTCGTCCTGGCCCGCTATTATCCGCGCCTTGCTCCGCTCTTCTACGCTCTCGCCTCACTGGTGGGCCTCTCGCGCGTGGCGCTCGGCTCCCACTACCCCACCGATATCGTCGGCGGCGCGGTCCTCGGCCTGGCCAGCGCCTATTTTCTCGTCAACCGCACCACAAGGGAGCAGCGCATAGCGGCGCTCGTCCTCTTCCTCGCCATCTTCGTCTCGTTCTTCAAGCTCGGTGGATTTCTGCTCTTCGACGTGGACGAGGCCGTCTTCAGCGAGGCGACCCGCGAGATGGTCGAGACCGGCGACTTCATCACCCCCACCTACAACTACGAGCCCCGCTACGACAAGCCCGTCCTCTTCTACTGGCTCATGGCCGTCTCGTACAAGGTCTTCGGCACAGGCCACTTCGGAGCCAGGGCCGTCTCGGCCTTCTTGGGGGTCGCGCTCTGCGCCGTCACATACCTTTTCGTCAGACGCGTAAGGGACGCGCAGGCCGCGGCCTTCTCCACACTCGTCCTGGCGGCCAACATCGAGTTCTTCGTCTACAGCCATTCGGCCGTAACGGACATGACGCTCTGTTTCTTCATAACGGCCTCGCTCTACAGCGCCTATCTCGCGTTGACGGGCGGTGACGGGCGCTGGTGGTACGGATTCTGGGGCGCCTCGGCGCTGGCCGTGCTGACAAAGGGGGTTGTGGGTCTGCTCTTCCCAGCGGCCGTGACGGCCCTGTACCTCATTTTCAGCGGCGCCGCCTCGAGGCTCGCCGAGCCCTTGCGTCCCGGGGCCGTGGCGCTCTTTCTCGCCGTCGCCCTCCCGTGGTTCGTCGCCGTCTACGCCGCCAACGGATGGGAGTTCATCGACGCCTTCATCATCAAGCACCACATCCGGCGCTACACGGGCGTCATCTCCGGCCACAGCGGCCCCGTCTACTTCTTCGTCGTCGTGCTGCTCGTGGGTTTCTTCCCCTGGTACCTGTGGCTTCCGGGCGGACTCGTGCGCGGCGTGGCCGAGCGCGGCGGACTCTTCACCTTCGCGGCCCTCTGGTTCCTCTTCGTCTTCGTCTTCTTCTCCCTCTCGCGCACCAAGCTGCCCAACTACATATTCCCCCTCTGGCCGGCGGCGTCGATAATGGTCGGGACGAGGCTTGCCGAGATAGTGCGCTTCAACGAGCGGTGGAAGGGCTTTTACGCGCTCGCCGCCGTCTCGGTCCTGGCGGCCCTGCCGCTCCTCGTCCTCCCCTTCGTGGAGATCCGCTCTCCCGTGCCGCTTCGCGGCTTCTACTTCGTCGTCCCGGCCGTCCTGCTGCTGCTCGTCGCCGCAGCGGCGTTTCTCGCCCTCCGCCACAGGGCCGCGGGAATTGCGGCCATGGGGCTCGTGACGGTCTGCCTTCTCGTCTTCCTCAGGACCTACGTCGTCCCGCCGGCCAACCTCTTCCTCCAGGGCGCACTCTACGACTACGCCCTCTACGGCCGGGGGCTCGGCGAGGGATACTCCTTCGTCGCCTACGACATAAACAGGCCGAGCCTCGCCTTCTACTATGGAGGCAGGGTGCCCAAGCTCGACAGGGGAGAGCTGTCGCGGCTCGCCTCGCTCGGTGAGGACGGCGCGGTGGTCGTCGTCACCGCCGAGGAGCGCTTCGACGAGCTCAAGGCCGCCTTCCCGGCCCTCAAGTTCATCGACGCGAGAAACGGCTACCTCCTCGTGGGCATAGGCGAAGAGTTCCCGCCCATCGGCCGGTTCTGCGAGCTCTCTTGA
- a CDS encoding aldehyde dehydrogenase family protein, with translation MAERIMNLIDGRWVEAASGRTIESVNPADTSDVVGVVAASGAEDVDAAVAAARKAYESWRLVPAPKRGEILFRAAELIVRNKRSLGELVTREMGKVISEGLGDVQEAIDMAYYMAGEGRRLSGETVPSELPDKDCKSVRMPVGVFALITPWNFPTAIPAWKILPALVCGNTVVFKPSSYTPVAATRLVELLVEAGLPPGVLNLVHGTGSEAGEALASHPDVDGVSFTGSSAVGEALARRCAAWDKEVSCEMGGKNAIIVMDDANLELAVEGVLWGGFGTTGQRCTAASRVVVHEPVHDRFLHMLVEKTRALRLGDGLDPATDVGPLINAEQKKKVLDYIEVGRAEGARLVCGGSDASSGDLAKGFFVEPTVFADVTPQMRIAREEIFGPVVAVIKARDLDDAVSIVNSSEYGLSSAIYTGDVNRSALAERELDTGLVYINASTIGAEIQLPFGGIKRSGMGHREAGGRGGALDFFSKWKIIYRDFSNRLQKAQIDT, from the coding sequence ATGGCGGAGCGCATAATGAACCTCATCGACGGGCGGTGGGTGGAGGCCGCCTCGGGCAGGACGATAGAGAGCGTCAATCCGGCCGACACTTCCGACGTCGTCGGCGTTGTGGCCGCCTCGGGCGCCGAGGACGTTGACGCGGCGGTGGCCGCCGCCAGGAAGGCCTACGAGAGCTGGAGGCTCGTGCCCGCCCCCAAGCGCGGCGAGATACTCTTCCGCGCCGCCGAGCTAATCGTAAGGAACAAGCGCTCCCTCGGCGAGCTCGTAACCAGGGAGATGGGCAAGGTCATAAGCGAGGGGCTCGGCGACGTGCAGGAGGCCATCGACATGGCCTACTACATGGCCGGAGAGGGCCGCAGGCTCTCGGGCGAGACCGTGCCCAGCGAGCTCCCCGACAAGGACTGCAAGTCGGTGCGCATGCCCGTCGGGGTCTTCGCCCTCATAACGCCATGGAACTTTCCCACCGCCATACCGGCCTGGAAGATACTGCCGGCGCTGGTGTGCGGAAACACGGTGGTCTTCAAGCCCTCGAGCTACACGCCCGTTGCGGCCACGCGGCTCGTGGAGCTGCTCGTCGAGGCCGGCCTGCCGCCGGGCGTGCTCAATCTCGTCCACGGCACGGGAAGCGAGGCCGGCGAGGCCCTCGCCTCCCATCCCGACGTGGACGGCGTATCGTTCACCGGGTCGTCGGCCGTGGGCGAGGCGCTTGCCAGGCGGTGCGCCGCCTGGGACAAGGAGGTCTCCTGCGAGATGGGAGGCAAGAACGCCATCATCGTAATGGACGACGCCAACCTCGAGCTCGCCGTGGAGGGCGTGCTCTGGGGCGGCTTCGGAACGACGGGACAGCGCTGCACGGCGGCAAGCCGCGTGGTCGTGCACGAGCCCGTCCACGACCGCTTCCTCCACATGCTCGTCGAGAAGACCCGCGCCCTGAGGCTCGGCGACGGTCTCGATCCCGCAACAGACGTGGGGCCCCTCATAAACGCCGAACAGAAGAAGAAGGTCCTCGACTATATCGAGGTGGGCAGGGCCGAGGGCGCGCGCCTTGTGTGCGGCGGATCCGACGCATCGAGCGGCGATCTCGCAAAGGGCTTCTTCGTCGAGCCCACGGTCTTCGCCGACGTCACCCCGCAGATGCGCATAGCCCGCGAGGAGATCTTCGGTCCCGTCGTGGCCGTCATAAAGGCCCGCGACCTCGACGACGCCGTCTCCATCGTCAACTCCTCGGAGTACGGCCTCTCGTCGGCCATCTACACCGGCGACGTGAACCGCTCGGCCCTGGCCGAGCGCGAGCTCGACACGGGCCTCGTCTACATAAACGCCTCCACCATAGGGGCCGAGATACAACTGCCCTTCGGCGGCATAAAGCGAAGCGGCATGGGACACCGCGAGGCCGGAGGCCGCGGCGGCGCGCTCGACTTCTTCAGCAAGTGGAAGATCATCTACCGCGACTTCAGCAACAGGCTCCAGAAGGCCCAGATCGACACCTGA
- a CDS encoding GTPase — MKKRRVLIMGAAGRDFHNFNVVFRDDPSVEVVAFTAAQIPDIEGRTYPPVLSGPLYPDGIEIYPEEELARLVKEFSVDEVCFSYSDVSHEHVMHEASLALAMGADFRLLGPKSTMLRASRPVISVCAVRTGCGKSAVTRLVCLLAAEAGKKAVAVRHPMPYGDLASQRVQRFPDMESLDSAGCTIEEREEYEHLIGAGVTVFAGVDYAAVLAEAEKEADLIVWDGGNNDMPFFYPDLEIVVADPLRPGHELSYYPGEANLRRADVVVINKVDSARAEDVEALRANVAFVNPGARTVETDSPIEMDGDIKGKKVLVVEDGPTLTHGGMAYGAGYTAALREGAAPVDPRPYAVGSIKETLDLHTGLKELVPAMGYGPEQIRDLKATIEAVPCDAVLVATPIDLTRVLELERPAVRVSYGIRDRESPGLADIVKSFIAGL, encoded by the coding sequence ATGAAGAAGAGGCGGGTTCTCATCATGGGCGCCGCCGGGCGCGACTTCCACAACTTCAACGTCGTCTTCCGCGACGACCCTTCGGTCGAGGTCGTGGCCTTCACGGCGGCCCAGATACCAGATATCGAGGGCCGCACCTATCCGCCCGTCCTCTCCGGCCCCCTCTATCCCGACGGTATCGAGATATACCCCGAAGAGGAACTTGCGCGGCTCGTAAAGGAATTTTCCGTCGACGAGGTCTGCTTCTCCTACAGCGATGTCTCCCATGAGCATGTAATGCACGAGGCATCGCTGGCCCTGGCCATGGGCGCCGACTTCAGGCTGCTCGGGCCGAAGTCCACGATGCTCCGGGCGAGCAGGCCGGTCATAAGCGTCTGCGCCGTAAGGACGGGCTGCGGCAAGAGCGCCGTCACGCGGCTTGTCTGCTTGCTCGCCGCGGAGGCCGGCAAGAAGGCCGTAGCCGTGCGCCACCCCATGCCCTACGGCGACCTGGCCTCGCAGCGGGTCCAGCGCTTCCCGGACATGGAGAGCCTCGACAGCGCAGGCTGCACCATAGAGGAGCGCGAGGAGTACGAGCATCTTATCGGCGCCGGCGTAACGGTCTTTGCCGGTGTGGACTACGCCGCCGTGCTCGCCGAGGCCGAGAAGGAGGCGGATCTCATCGTCTGGGACGGCGGCAACAACGATATGCCTTTCTTCTATCCCGACCTCGAGATCGTCGTGGCCGACCCGCTGCGCCCGGGCCACGAGCTCTCCTACTATCCGGGCGAGGCCAACCTGCGGCGCGCCGACGTGGTGGTCATCAACAAGGTCGACAGCGCGCGGGCCGAGGACGTGGAGGCCCTGAGGGCCAACGTGGCCTTCGTCAACCCCGGGGCGCGCACCGTGGAGACCGACTCGCCCATCGAGATGGACGGCGACATAAAGGGAAAGAAGGTCCTGGTCGTCGAGGACGGTCCCACGCTGACCCATGGCGGCATGGCATACGGAGCGGGCTACACCGCCGCCCTGCGCGAGGGCGCGGCGCCCGTGGACCCCAGGCCCTACGCCGTAGGCTCCATAAAGGAGACCCTCGATCTCCATACGGGCCTCAAGGAGCTCGTGCCGGCCATGGGCTACGGCCCGGAGCAGATAAGGGACCTGAAGGCGACCATCGAGGCTGTGCCCTGCGACGCCGTGCTCGTGGCAACGCCCATAGACCTGACCCGGGTGCTCGAACTCGAAAGACCGGCGGTGCGCGTAAGCTACGGCATACGCGACCGCGAGAGCCCGGGCCTCGCCGACATAGTAAAAAGCTTCATCGCCGGACTCTGA
- a CDS encoding proline dehydrogenase has protein sequence MVKALTRFFAGRYVAGESREDALRTAASLNERGLAATIDYLGENVGNEAQAGAAADEYVALLEDIAAAGLDASASFKLTHMGLDIAESLALENAERIIEKAARLGNFLRFDMEGSRYTEKTIELFCRLFEKYRNIGIAIQAYLYRSEADVERLVSLGASVRLCKGAYREPAEIAWPRKADVDRSYERLMKLLLLGGNRPALATHDTVLIDKARRFAADNDIDPRSFEFQMLMGIKRSLQQRLADEGYRVKVYVPYGSHWLPYMLRRVRERRENLFFVLRNILD, from the coding sequence CTGGTGAAGGCCCTGACGAGGTTCTTCGCCGGCCGTTACGTGGCCGGCGAGTCGAGGGAGGATGCGCTGCGCACGGCGGCCTCGCTCAACGAGCGGGGCCTTGCGGCGACCATCGACTACCTGGGCGAGAACGTCGGGAACGAGGCGCAGGCCGGGGCCGCGGCCGACGAGTACGTGGCCTTGCTCGAGGACATCGCCGCCGCGGGGCTCGACGCATCGGCGTCGTTCAAGCTCACCCACATGGGGCTGGACATCGCCGAGTCGCTTGCGCTGGAGAACGCCGAGCGCATAATAGAGAAGGCCGCCCGGCTCGGCAACTTCCTGCGCTTCGACATGGAAGGCTCGCGCTACACCGAAAAGACCATCGAGCTCTTCTGCCGGCTCTTCGAGAAGTACCGTAACATCGGCATCGCCATCCAGGCATACCTCTACCGCAGCGAGGCCGACGTGGAGCGGCTCGTCTCGCTGGGTGCGAGCGTGAGGCTCTGCAAGGGGGCCTACAGGGAGCCCGCCGAGATCGCCTGGCCCCGCAAGGCCGACGTGGACCGCAGCTATGAAAGGCTCATGAAGCTGCTGCTCCTCGGCGGCAACCGTCCGGCCCTGGCCACCCACGACACGGTCCTCATCGACAAGGCCAGGCGCTTCGCCGCCGACAACGACATAGACCCCCGCTCCTTCGAGTTCCAGATGCTCATGGGCATAAAGCGCTCGCTTCAGCAGCGGCTCGCCGACGAGGGATACCGCGTCAAGGTCTACGTCCCTTACGGCTCCCACTGGCTCCCCTACATGCTGCGGCGCGTGCGCGAGCGCAGGGAGAACCTCTTTTTCGTGCTGAGGAACATACTCGACTGA
- a CDS encoding CoA-binding protein yields the protein MTLKRIFTDSVNIAVCGMSRDPRKAASRVPAFLAEKGYRIIPINPSAREIMGLRCYASLDEVEERIDVLEVFRPPAEVPAIAARAARRRAERGDVHVLWLQEGITSPEAASIAVEAGMDYVEDRCMLKEYLRLMG from the coding sequence ATGACGTTGAAGCGCATATTCACCGACAGCGTGAACATCGCCGTCTGCGGCATGAGCCGCGACCCCCGAAAGGCCGCCAGCCGCGTGCCCGCCTTTCTCGCCGAAAAGGGCTACCGGATCATACCGATAAATCCTTCGGCACGGGAGATCATGGGGCTTCGCTGCTACGCCTCGCTCGATGAGGTGGAAGAGAGGATAGACGTGCTCGAGGTCTTCCGCCCTCCGGCCGAGGTGCCGGCCATAGCGGCGCGGGCCGCGAGGAGACGGGCCGAGAGGGGCGATGTCCATGTGCTGTGGCTTCAGGAGGGCATTACAAGCCCTGAGGCCGCCTCCATAGCAGTAGAGGCGGGCATGGACTACGTCGAGGACCGGTGCATGCTCAAGGAGTACCTGCGGCTCATGGGCTGA
- the gltA gene encoding NADPH-dependent glutamate synthase: MDPKEIKERMKIPRQGMAEQEPAERVRNFYEVPLGYTPEQAMEEARRCIQCKKPLCVAGCPVNIDIPWFIRLIGEGKFVEAARKIKETNSLPAVCGRVCPQEDQCEKVCVVGKKYEPVAIGRLERFVADYEREHGEVTIPHIPKWTGKKVAVVGSGPAGLTVAGDLVKKGHKVTVFEALHAPGGVLVYGIPEFRLPKKIVKAEMEYLERMGVEIVCNAVVGKLDTVDELLDGGYDAVFIGTGAGLPWFMNIPGENLVGIYSANEYLTRVNLMRAYEFPRYDTPIIRGRRVVVIGAGNTAMDAARTALRLCPEEVTIVYRRSREEMPAREEEIHHGEQEGVKFQLLTNPKRFIGDHEGRLRAIECVRMELGEPDESGRRRPVEIKGSEFCIDADVAIISIGNGANPLIQQTTPDIKTNKWGNITIDQDTGRTSKKGVFSGGDIVRGGATVILAMGDGRRAADSIHEYLTTGVW; this comes from the coding sequence ATGGACCCTAAGGAGATAAAGGAGAGGATGAAGATCCCCCGGCAGGGGATGGCCGAGCAGGAACCGGCCGAGAGGGTCAGGAACTTCTACGAAGTGCCGCTCGGCTACACGCCGGAGCAGGCCATGGAGGAGGCCAGGCGCTGCATCCAGTGCAAAAAGCCCCTCTGTGTGGCCGGCTGTCCGGTGAACATAGACATACCGTGGTTCATCCGTCTCATCGGCGAGGGCAAGTTCGTCGAGGCGGCGCGCAAGATAAAGGAGACGAACAGCCTGCCGGCCGTCTGCGGCCGTGTCTGTCCCCAGGAGGACCAGTGCGAGAAGGTCTGCGTGGTGGGCAAGAAGTACGAGCCCGTGGCCATAGGCAGGCTCGAGAGGTTCGTGGCCGACTACGAACGCGAGCACGGAGAGGTCACCATACCCCATATCCCCAAGTGGACGGGCAAGAAGGTGGCCGTCGTGGGGAGCGGTCCGGCGGGCCTGACCGTGGCCGGCGACCTGGTGAAGAAGGGGCACAAGGTGACGGTCTTCGAGGCGCTCCACGCCCCGGGCGGCGTGCTCGTCTACGGCATCCCCGAGTTCAGGCTCCCCAAGAAGATCGTCAAGGCCGAGATGGAGTACCTCGAGCGCATGGGCGTGGAGATAGTCTGCAACGCCGTGGTGGGCAAGCTCGACACGGTCGACGAGCTCCTCGACGGCGGCTACGACGCCGTCTTCATAGGCACCGGCGCCGGTCTTCCCTGGTTCATGAACATACCGGGCGAGAACCTGGTGGGCATCTATTCGGCCAACGAGTACCTTACGCGGGTGAACCTCATGAGGGCCTACGAGTTCCCCCGGTACGACACGCCTATCATCAGGGGCCGCCGCGTGGTGGTCATCGGCGCCGGCAACACGGCCATGGACGCGGCCCGCACGGCGCTTCGGCTCTGTCCCGAGGAGGTCACTATCGTCTACCGCCGCTCGCGCGAGGAGATGCCGGCCCGCGAGGAGGAGATCCACCACGGCGAGCAGGAGGGGGTGAAGTTCCAGCTGCTCACAAACCCCAAGCGTTTCATCGGGGATCACGAGGGGAGGCTGCGGGCCATCGAGTGCGTGCGCATGGAGCTCGGCGAGCCCGACGAGTCGGGCCGCCGCCGTCCCGTCGAGATAAAGGGCTCCGAGTTCTGCATCGACGCCGACGTGGCCATCATATCCATCGGCAACGGCGCAAATCCGCTCATCCAGCAGACCACGCCGGACATAAAGACCAACAAGTGGGGCAACATCACCATCGACCAGGACACGGGCCGCACGAGCAAGAAAGGCGTCTTTTCGGGCGGCGACATCGTGCGCGGCGGCGCCACCGTCATCCTCGCCATGGGCGACGGCCGCAGGGCCGCCGACTCCATACACGAGTACCTTACGACCGGCGTCTGGTGA
- a CDS encoding bifunctional phosphoribosyl-AMP cyclohydrolase/phosphoribosyl-ATP diphosphatase HisIE — translation MEGDIGRGVDLKEIRFDERGLVAAVAQDAVTGEVLMVAWMNAEAVEKTLSSGKAHYYSRSRRRLWLKGETSGNFQYVRSVFYDCDGDTLLLRVDPAGPACHTGERTCFYRTLKDGGGGDGGGGEATSRIIDELYGVVASRKGADAASSYTASLYAGGLARINSKVEEEAAELVEAAAQKGDDQVVHELCDLWFHTLVLLAHRDIAVKRVYDELARRFGTSGIEEKKARKRG, via the coding sequence ATGGAGGGTGATATAGGGAGGGGTGTTGACCTCAAGGAGATAAGGTTCGACGAGCGCGGGCTTGTTGCGGCCGTGGCGCAGGACGCCGTCACCGGCGAGGTCCTCATGGTGGCATGGATGAACGCCGAGGCCGTGGAGAAGACGCTTTCAAGCGGCAAGGCCCACTATTACAGCCGCTCGCGCCGAAGGCTGTGGCTCAAGGGCGAGACGTCGGGCAATTTCCAGTACGTCCGGTCGGTCTTCTACGACTGCGACGGCGACACTCTGCTGCTCAGGGTCGATCCCGCTGGGCCGGCATGCCATACAGGCGAGCGCACGTGTTTTTATCGGACCCTCAAGGACGGAGGCGGGGGGGACGGCGGGGGCGGCGAAGCGACGAGCCGCATAATAGACGAGCTCTACGGGGTGGTCGCCTCGCGCAAGGGAGCAGACGCCGCCAGCTCCTACACGGCCTCGCTCTACGCGGGCGGTCTCGCCAGGATAAACTCGAAGGTCGAGGAAGAGGCGGCCGAGCTCGTCGAGGCCGCAGCGCAAAAGGGTGACGACCAGGTGGTCCACGAGCTCTGCGACCTCTGGTTCCACACGCTCGTACTCCTTGCACACAGGGACATCGCCGTCAAGCGGGTCTACGACGAGCTTGCAAGACGTTTCGGGACCTCGGGCATAGAGGAAAAAAAAGCGAGAAAGAGAGGTTGA
- a CDS encoding aminotransferase class III-fold pyridoxal phosphate-dependent enzyme, which translates to MAMGDDVIGRVRRHLTPALVFHTGVVARSAEGIYITGEDGVRYLDFASGLATTNLGHRPPRVVEAVRAQLDRMIHSGCIVYYDAVAELAERLARITPEGVDRFFFSNSGAEAVEGAIKLARHYTGRQGVVACIGAFHGRTTGAVALTTSSARYRRRYHPLLPSVFHVPYPYCYRCHMGRRSDDCSLECFGYLETTLRHLVTPEETACIIVEPVLGEGGYAPAPREYLQRLRRLCDEHGILLVIDEVQTGFGRTGRWFACEHYEVRPDIMTLGKGIASGFPLSAVAGRSEIMDAWPPGAHGTTFGGNPVSCAAASATIDTIERDGLLDNARRVGEAAMERLAAMKARHGCIGDVRGLGLMIGIEFVKDGRSPDRGLVERIIKESERKGLLLVECGTEKNVVRLMPPLIVTEEQLHRALDVIEDIIGG; encoded by the coding sequence ATGGCCATGGGCGACGACGTTATCGGGAGGGTCAGGCGCCATCTGACACCGGCGCTCGTCTTTCACACGGGCGTTGTGGCCCGCAGCGCCGAGGGCATCTACATAACGGGCGAAGACGGGGTACGCTATCTCGACTTCGCCTCGGGGCTTGCGACGACGAACCTCGGACACCGTCCCCCCCGTGTGGTCGAGGCGGTCAGGGCCCAGCTCGACAGGATGATCCACTCGGGCTGCATCGTCTACTACGACGCCGTGGCCGAGCTCGCCGAGAGGCTTGCGCGCATAACGCCCGAGGGCGTGGACCGTTTCTTCTTCTCCAACAGCGGCGCCGAGGCCGTGGAGGGGGCGATAAAGCTCGCCCGCCACTACACGGGGCGCCAGGGCGTTGTGGCCTGCATCGGCGCCTTCCACGGCAGGACCACCGGGGCCGTGGCGCTGACGACCTCGTCGGCCCGCTACCGGAGGCGTTACCACCCGCTCCTGCCGTCGGTCTTTCACGTGCCCTACCCCTACTGCTACCGCTGTCACATGGGGCGGCGCAGCGACGACTGTTCGCTCGAGTGTTTCGGCTACCTGGAGACGACGCTTCGCCATCTCGTAACGCCGGAGGAGACGGCCTGCATAATAGTGGAGCCCGTGCTCGGCGAGGGGGGGTACGCGCCCGCGCCGCGTGAGTACCTGCAAAGGCTGCGCCGGCTCTGCGACGAGCACGGCATACTGCTCGTAATCGACGAGGTCCAGACCGGCTTCGGAAGGACGGGCCGCTGGTTCGCCTGCGAGCACTACGAGGTGAGGCCCGACATAATGACGCTCGGCAAGGGCATAGCCTCGGGCTTTCCGCTGAGCGCCGTCGCCGGCCGCTCGGAGATCATGGATGCCTGGCCTCCGGGTGCCCACGGCACGACCTTCGGCGGCAATCCCGTCTCCTGCGCCGCCGCCTCGGCGACCATCGACACCATAGAGCGGGACGGGCTTCTCGACAACGCCCGCCGCGTGGGCGAGGCCGCCATGGAGAGGCTCGCCGCCATGAAGGCCCGCCACGGCTGCATAGGCGACGTGCGCGGCCTGGGGCTCATGATAGGCATAGAGTTCGTAAAGGACGGCCGCAGCCCGGACCGCGGGCTCGTGGAGCGCATCATAAAGGAGAGCGAGCGCAAGGGCCTGCTCCTCGTCGAGTGCGGCACGGAAAAGAACGTCGTTCGGCTCATGCCGCCGCTCATCGTAACGGAGGAGCAGCTCCACCGCGCCCTCGACGTGATAGAGGACATAATCGGTGGCTGA
- a CDS encoding histidine triad nucleotide-binding protein — MDCIFCKIAAKEMSSTIIDETDDMIVVQDINPQAPTHVLVIPKTHYSTLLDCEDRSLLGEMLKTASRVARDLGIDERGFRVVVNTNDEGGQTVRHLHMHVLAGRPLSGNMG, encoded by the coding sequence ATGGACTGCATTTTCTGCAAGATAGCCGCCAAAGAGATGAGCTCCACGATCATAGACGAAACGGACGACATGATCGTCGTCCAGGACATAAACCCGCAGGCCCCGACCCACGTTCTCGTCATACCGAAGACCCACTACTCCACGCTGCTCGACTGTGAAGACCGCTCGCTTCTCGGCGAGATGCTCAAGACGGCCTCCCGCGTGGCCCGCGATCTCGGCATCGACGAGCGGGGTTTCCGCGTGGTGGTCAACACCAACGACGAAGGCGGCCAGACGGTGCGTCACCTCCATATGCACGTGCTGGCCGGCAGGCCTCTCTCCGGCAACATGGGCTGA